A window of Cottoperca gobio chromosome 16, fCotGob3.1, whole genome shotgun sequence contains these coding sequences:
- the esrp1 gene encoding epithelial splicing regulatory protein 1 — protein MTAQVDYLVVVFTATSGASGELLGSDEKELVQLVWQLVDVNNKKLGKLNELLIKPDLSDLTEEKEVEDVVEESVEEENRSGADNVFTATSLETALNLFHLQLTNEVNSAGAGTSVCLCIDGQLHIRQVIHPEAASKNILVPDCFYSFFDLRKEFKRHFPTSDLKALNAHIMAESLSIPADVPPMWDPSATLDPSATLDPSATLDPSATLDPSATLDPSAILTSEVAVQQVQIMGSIVLALLSEPFSNTFSTQERVNEKFENGTCSKMEKVCDNTVIRARGLPWQSSDQDIARFFRGLNIAKGGAALCLNAQGRRNGEALVRFVSEEHRDLALQRHKHHMGNRYIEVYKASGEDFLKIAGGTSNEVAMFLSREDQIIVRMRGLPFIATHEQVLTFFSPGEELKEACPVSGGKDGILFVRYPDGRPTGDAFVLFACEEHAQCALRKHKEILGRRYIELFKSTAAEVQQVLNRYSSAPLIAVAPAPLVSMLPSVSLLPPPGGVRDCLRLRGLPYTASIEDILTFLGEFTHDIRPHGVHMVLNQQGRPSGDCFIQMTSAERAIQASQRLHKHIMSSQRGANSRYVEVFPCSAEEMGLVLMGGSLSHTHTHTHNRNRSGTGLSPPPCKSRRLSPSPYSFAPAPPVMSPEAAAALYPPIGQVLLAPRPLPPGHAYYPASAQLYMNYAAYYPSPPGSPNTLGFFPSPSSLSSQGGLMRMPALTYNSSGVKDLINAVQGYQSPAESMSLLSSSLIGQSSGGDASLMSLPALMNKPAGQYLDLTLL, from the exons atgACGGCGCAGGTAGACTACCTGGTGGTGGTTTTCACCGCCACATCTGGCGCCAGCGGAGAGCTGCTGGGATCTGACGAGAAGGAGCTCGTGCAGTTGGTTTGGCAGCTGGTGGatgtaaataacaaaaag TTGGGCAAGCTGAATGAGCTCCTCATTAAGCCTGACCTCTCAGACTTGACAGAGGAAAAAGAGGTGGAGGATGTGGTGGAGGAGAGCGTGGAAGAGGAGAATAGATCCGGAGCAGATAATGTTTTCACAGCCACTAGTCTTGAGACAGCTTTGAACCTG TTTCATCTACAATTGACAAACGAGGTGAACAGCGCGGGCGCAGGCacgtcagtgtgtttgtgtatagaCGGGCAGCTCCACATCCGTCAAGTGATTCACCCCGAGGCTGCGAGCAAG AACATCCTGGTCCCAGACTGTTTCTACTCTTTCTTTGACCTTCGGAAAGAGTTCAAGAGGCACTTCCCCACATCTGACCTCAAGGCTTTGAATGCACACATCATGGCAGAGT CGCTTAGTATACCTGCTGATGTTCCCCCCATGTGGGATCCCTCAGCCACACTGGATCCCTCAGCCACACTGGATCCCTCAGCCACACTGGATCCCTCAGCCACACTGGATCCCTCAGCCACACTGGATCCCTCAGCCATATTGACCTCAGAAGTAGCAGTACAGCAGGTCCAGATTATGGGCAGTATTGTCCTTGCCCTGCTTTCTGAGCCATTCA GCAACACATTTTCTACCCAGGAGAGAGTTAATGAGAAGTTTGAGAATGGCACTTG cagTAAGATGGAGAAAGTGTGTGACAACACAGTGATCAGAGCCAGAGGGTTGCCATGGCAGTCTTCTGACCAGGACATTGCTCGATTCTTCAGAGGACTCAACATTGCCAA AGGAGGGGCTGCATTGTGTCTCAATGCTCAGGGGAGGAGGAACGGAGAAGCTCTTGTTCGTTTTGTCAGTGAAGAACACAGAGACCTGgcgctgcagagacacaaacaccacaTGGGCAACAGATACATAGAG GTTTACAAAGCATCCGGAGAGGACTTCCTGAAGATAGCAGGAG gtACCTCCAATGAGGTAGCAATGTTCCTGTCCAGGGAGGACCAGATCATAGTGAGGATGCGAGGTCTTCCCTTCATCGCCACACACGAGCAGGTGCTCACCTTCTTCTCCCCGGGGGAGGAACTTAAAGAGGCGTGTCCGGTCAGCGGAGGAAAGGATGGCATCCTTTTTGTTCGCTATCCAGACGGGCGTCCCACGGGCGAtgcctttgttttatttgcatgcGAGGAACACGCCCAGTGTGCTCtgaggaaacacaaagaaatcttGGGGAGAAGATATATTGAGCTGTTCAAAAGTACGGCAGCAGAGGTCCAACAG gtgttaAACCGGTACTCTTCGGCCCCTCTGATCGCTGTGGCCCCTGCCCCCTTGGTGTCAATGCTGCCCTCAGTGTCTCTCCTGCCCCCTCCTGGGGGTGTTCGTGACTGCCTGAGGCTGAGGGGGCTGCCATACACAGCGAGCATAGAGGACATCCTCACCTTCCTGGGCGAGTTTACACACGATATCAGACCACATGGCGTGCACATGGTCCTCAACCAGCAG GGTCGTCCATCAGGTGACTGCTTTATCCAGATGACCTCTGCAGAGCGGGCTATTCAGGCCTCACAGCGGCTGCACAAGCACATCATGTCCAGCCAGCGTGGAGCCAACAGCCGCTACGTGGAGGTGTTCCCCTGCAGCGCCGAGGAGATGGGCCTGGTCCTGATGGGAGgctcgctctcacacacacatacacacacacacaaccggaACAGGAGTGGGACAGGGCTCAGCCCGCCGCCATGTAAGTCCAGAC GTTTATCTCCATCACCCTACTCCTTCGCCCCCGCTCCTCCTGTCATGTCTCCAGAGGCGGCTGCTGCCCTCTACCCTCCCATTGGTCAGGTGTTGCTGGCCCCCCGCCCCCTGCCACCAGGACATGCCTACTACCCTGCCTCAGCTCAGCTATACATGAACTACGCAGCCTACTACCCGAG TCCACCTGGCTCACCCAACACCTTAGGTttcttcccctccccctcctccctctcctcccaggGGGGGTTGATGCGCATGCCAGCTCTGACATACAACAGCAGCGGAGTCAAAGACCTCATTAATGCAGTGCAGGGATACCAG AGTCCCGCGGAGTCCATGTCTCTCCTGAGCAGCAGTCTGATTGGTCAGTCCAGCGGAGGAGATGCTTCTCTCATGTCCCTCCCCGCTCTCATGAACAAGCCGGCGGGGCAGTACCTGGACCTGACCCTGCTGTAG